The following coding sequences are from one Halorubrum sp. BOL3-1 window:
- a CDS encoding cytochrome c biogenesis protein CcdA, translating into MTGASLATNVPFAVTAGVATFFSSCAYPLLPGYVGFYVNSVDAENASVAGAGVRGVAAALGVLAMFALLAGAAVRIGHSTLSNITVFETLVGALLVVFGLLVVAGRTPSLSVSLPKRRSGVLGFGLFGAGYALAGAGCVAPIFLAVVARGIALPTEAAAIVVGVYVGTVAVLMAATTAATGAGLISNANRVMAHAGLLKRIAGAVMVVAGVGQLYLSLVVY; encoded by the coding sequence ATGACGGGCGCGTCGCTCGCGACGAACGTTCCGTTCGCTGTGACCGCGGGCGTGGCCACGTTCTTTTCGTCGTGCGCGTACCCGCTGTTGCCGGGGTACGTCGGCTTCTACGTCAACTCCGTCGACGCCGAGAACGCCTCGGTCGCCGGCGCGGGGGTTCGGGGGGTCGCAGCCGCGCTGGGCGTGCTCGCGATGTTCGCGCTGCTCGCCGGTGCGGCGGTCCGGATCGGCCACTCGACGCTCTCGAACATCACGGTGTTCGAGACGCTCGTCGGCGCACTGCTCGTCGTCTTCGGACTGCTCGTGGTCGCCGGGCGGACGCCCTCGCTCTCCGTCTCGCTGCCGAAGCGCCGGTCCGGCGTGCTCGGGTTCGGGCTGTTCGGCGCTGGGTACGCGCTGGCCGGGGCAGGCTGCGTCGCGCCGATCTTCCTCGCCGTGGTCGCTCGGGGGATCGCGCTCCCGACCGAGGCCGCCGCGATCGTGGTCGGCGTGTACGTCGGCACCGTCGCCGTCCTGATGGCCGCGACCACCGCGGCGACTGGCGCGGGGCTCATTAGCAACGCCAACCGGGTGATGGCTCACGCGGGCCTGCTGAAGCGGATCGCGGGCGCGGTGATGGTCGTCGCCGGCGTCGGACAGCTGTACCTCTCGCTCGTCGTCTACTGA
- a CDS encoding helix-turn-helix domain-containing protein encodes MPDARTRVRRHVRDTPGVHFNRLSRDLDIATGQAQHHLHRLVGDSEVAVERIAGRAHYFDPEFNSWEHRALSFLRRETARVILLRLHADGPTRPADLAEDLDLARSTVSWHVSNLAESGIVEKSDDRPMRISLARPDRTAALLDEVSPSLPDRLADRFVRTVDSLFE; translated from the coding sequence ATACCGGACGCCAGAACTCGGGTCCGCCGGCACGTCCGCGACACGCCGGGCGTCCATTTCAACCGACTGAGCCGCGACCTCGATATTGCCACCGGGCAGGCGCAGCACCACCTCCACCGACTCGTCGGCGACAGCGAGGTCGCGGTCGAGCGGATCGCCGGGCGAGCGCACTACTTCGACCCGGAATTCAACTCGTGGGAGCACCGGGCACTCTCCTTCCTTCGACGAGAGACCGCACGCGTGATCCTCCTCCGGCTCCACGCCGACGGACCGACCCGACCGGCGGATCTCGCCGAGGATCTCGACCTCGCGCGCAGCACCGTCTCGTGGCACGTCTCGAACCTCGCCGAGAGCGGGATCGTCGAGAAGTCCGACGACCGACCCATGCGCATCTCGCTCGCGCGCCCCGACCGGACCGCGGCGCTCCTCGACGAGGTGTCGCCGTCGCTCCCGGACCGGCTCGCCGACCGGTTCGTCCGGACCGTCGACAGTCTGTTCGAATGA
- a CDS encoding copper ABC transporter permease, with product MSAPLTGVGTVFRRELATVVRTPGYGVLAVGLLVAVGGLLAAGGGGATGFVPAVVDLLLPTEALVPLAAVVLGYRALLADGASGELTVIRTYPVRVGEYVAGVLLARTVALVGVVGVPYALVGVWVWLTAAPDTGIFATHAGIDSPVLYLRFLAFVLCFGAAYVSIAAAVSALAASRRSAIALGVLALVAGVLGGDLLLLRSLGAGASPATIPGSIALTPNGAFRGLVFEHVIGVAFAPEGGFVSTGRAVASLVGWTLFGAVVSAVTLAYGRRIDAAVERVRSGSVE from the coding sequence ATGAGCGCTCCGCTCACCGGCGTCGGGACCGTGTTCCGGCGCGAGCTCGCCACAGTGGTTCGGACCCCGGGCTACGGCGTGCTAGCGGTCGGGCTGCTCGTCGCCGTCGGCGGGCTCCTCGCTGCGGGCGGCGGGGGTGCGACGGGGTTCGTGCCGGCGGTCGTCGACCTGCTGCTCCCGACGGAAGCGCTCGTTCCGCTCGCCGCGGTGGTGTTGGGCTACCGCGCACTGCTCGCCGACGGCGCGAGCGGGGAGCTCACGGTGATCCGGACGTATCCGGTCCGAGTCGGCGAGTACGTCGCCGGCGTGTTGCTGGCGCGAACGGTCGCCCTCGTCGGCGTCGTGGGCGTCCCCTACGCGCTGGTCGGTGTCTGGGTCTGGCTGACCGCCGCGCCGGACACGGGGATCTTCGCGACCCACGCCGGGATCGACTCGCCGGTTTTATACCTCCGGTTCCTCGCGTTCGTCCTCTGCTTCGGGGCGGCGTACGTGTCGATCGCGGCGGCCGTCTCGGCGCTCGCCGCGAGCCGACGGAGCGCGATCGCGCTCGGCGTCCTCGCGTTGGTCGCTGGCGTGCTCGGCGGCGACCTCCTCCTGCTCCGCTCGCTCGGCGCCGGAGCCTCGCCGGCGACGATCCCGGGATCGATCGCGTTGACGCCGAACGGGGCGTTCCGCGGGCTCGTCTTCGAACACGTGATCGGCGTCGCCTTCGCGCCGGAGGGCGGGTTCGTCTCTACGGGCCGCGCGGTCGCCTCGCTGGTCGGCTGGACGCTCTTCGGCGCCGTCGTCTCGGCCGTGACGCTGGCGTACGGCCGCCGGATCGACGCCGCCGTCGAGCGTGTCCGGAGCGGGAGCGTCGAGTAA
- a CDS encoding nitrous oxide reductase accessory protein NosL — protein sequence MSSDCWHPNRRTVIGTAVSGVVLALAGCAGGSGDGDDTSQDTESESDEGEPTDDDQQTAQLDSPTEFPDGEGCPVCNMVPSEHSEWNAQLVGTDGTRVYTCSSGCMLAYTADPEHFGGADEEIENVWVTDYETGDLIDGQESYYVRVKDSNHVDDIMKKNPTPFAERGDAEAFIDELNDEFDADYQPDVDVITFDEFDMELATFYRGGSFEN from the coding sequence ATGTCTTCAGACTGCTGGCATCCGAACCGACGAACCGTTATCGGAACCGCAGTGTCAGGCGTTGTCCTCGCGTTAGCCGGGTGTGCGGGTGGCTCCGGTGATGGAGACGACACTAGTCAGGATACAGAGAGCGAATCGGACGAGGGTGAACCTACTGACGACGACCAACAAACAGCACAGTTGGACTCGCCGACGGAGTTTCCCGATGGTGAGGGGTGTCCCGTCTGTAACATGGTGCCATCGGAACACTCCGAGTGGAACGCTCAGTTGGTAGGGACAGACGGGACGAGAGTGTACACCTGTTCATCGGGCTGTATGTTGGCCTACACGGCTGACCCCGAACACTTCGGTGGTGCCGACGAAGAGATCGAGAACGTCTGGGTCACCGACTACGAGACGGGAGACCTCATCGACGGACAAGAGAGTTACTACGTCCGCGTCAAAGATTCCAATCACGTCGATGATATTATGAAGAAAAACCCGACGCCGTTCGCCGAGCGTGGCGACGCTGAGGCGTTTATCGACGAACTCAACGATGAGTTCGACGCCGACTACCAACCTGATGTGGATGTCATCACGTTCGACGAGTTTGATATGGAACTTGCGACGTTCTATCGAGGGGGATCCTTCGAGAACTGA
- a CDS encoding ABC transporter ATP-binding protein translates to MSEAVASLSDITRTYGGVPVLESVSLTIEPGLTAVVGPNGSGKSTLLEVLVGATAPTAGDVRHLGATGPKPIGYLPQRVPFREGFTARETLAFYARLVGDDPDAALDRVGLGDAGDRRVEALSGGMRRLLGIAQAVLGNPSLVVLDEPASGLDPGMRERAFRAAADWADSDTAVVVSSHALDLVDDHADRVVVLRRGEVAAAGPLDRLLEEHDAADARELYRVVAGDMGAPAGDEGERPDEEEGDGEGDDAGESDDNDAEPAVHVTGVSDR, encoded by the coding sequence ATGTCTGAGGCCGTCGCGTCCCTCTCCGATATCACCCGAACGTACGGCGGTGTACCGGTGCTCGAATCGGTGTCGCTTACGATCGAACCGGGTCTCACCGCCGTGGTCGGCCCGAACGGGTCCGGGAAGTCGACCCTCCTCGAAGTGCTCGTCGGCGCGACGGCGCCGACGGCGGGCGATGTGCGCCACCTCGGCGCGACCGGGCCGAAGCCGATCGGGTACCTCCCGCAGCGGGTACCGTTCCGCGAGGGGTTCACGGCCCGCGAGACGCTCGCGTTCTACGCGCGGCTCGTCGGCGACGACCCGGACGCGGCGCTCGACCGGGTCGGGCTCGGCGACGCGGGAGACCGGCGCGTCGAGGCGCTCTCGGGCGGGATGCGTCGTCTCCTCGGCATCGCGCAGGCGGTCCTCGGCAACCCCTCACTCGTCGTTCTCGACGAGCCCGCGAGCGGCCTCGATCCGGGGATGCGTGAGCGCGCGTTCCGCGCGGCGGCCGACTGGGCCGACAGCGACACCGCGGTCGTCGTCTCCTCGCACGCGCTTGACCTCGTCGACGACCATGCCGACCGCGTCGTGGTCCTCCGTCGCGGGGAGGTCGCCGCTGCGGGACCGCTCGACCGGTTGCTCGAGGAGCACGATGCCGCTGACGCGAGAGAGCTGTACCGTGTCGTGGCAGGGGACATGGGCGCGCCGGCAGGAGACGAAGGCGAGAGGCCCGATGAGGAGGAGGGCGACGGAGAGGGTGACGATGCGGGCGAGAGCGACGACAACGACGCGGAGCCGGCGGTCCACGTCACGGGGGTGTCGGACCGATGA
- a CDS encoding right-handed parallel beta-helix repeat-containing protein has protein sequence MIVFDPYSDPPRAVRIALVALLLVAAVATAGAFAADPEAAAPSPVAYDDVVELGLSSETDALMAGSARVPRTQVFYSQLQYVVGYNGIESFAATLDNGRTERQFGYPIAVYVETFDDARPETTETDLFESERLGEWTPAAEALYVVESDAQSPAGETVVPFRERDAAEAFAADHDGRVVDWEAVRSASFDTDSAATVRSMAPERWDAADERIAAAERRADRPVSVVVGEDAPTIEAAIEAAPPNTTVVVPPGTYEETLTVNESVTIAGENARVSGDGNGSVITVRASDVALTGLSVDGSGGQTRDPEAARESRGGDGASEGEPWDTNIQLGYGHGDAGIRAIDAPGLVVDDMTVEANASGLLLREGSHAVVRDLRVDGAESWQDGFMGIAGMQSRVTVTDSEFQGGRDGIYLHRADGSVIRNSVFTDNRYGTHLMYTGDALIADNTFENELFGGVTVMTRPSGNAIVGNDVRNSSAGIQSSGTRTYIGYNTLVGNELGFSTSARGSLYERNVAVNNELGARATTVVPSSRVVANDFVGNADHAAAGAGALRVWADGDRGNYWEGANVGIHEPGERAYRPTAPVDAALHREVAAVGVRESPVVALLDRLRGTVPGARSGSIIDPAPAATPYSPDRVDAALDSDTGPVSADWRAELDGSNGDDEAEGGNGDGDAVMNTHDRNATVDGIESRAQRSDRTTTAAGATAPAAGPVAHPTRGVRDV, from the coding sequence GTGATAGTGTTCGATCCCTACAGCGATCCGCCTCGGGCGGTTCGGATCGCGCTCGTCGCGCTCCTCCTCGTCGCCGCCGTCGCGACCGCTGGGGCGTTCGCCGCGGACCCCGAGGCGGCAGCGCCCTCGCCGGTCGCCTACGACGACGTGGTCGAACTCGGGCTCTCCTCCGAGACGGACGCGCTGATGGCGGGGTCGGCGAGGGTCCCACGGACGCAGGTCTTCTACTCACAGCTCCAGTACGTCGTCGGGTACAACGGCATCGAGTCGTTCGCGGCGACGCTCGACAACGGGCGCACCGAACGCCAGTTCGGCTATCCGATCGCCGTCTACGTCGAGACCTTCGACGACGCCCGACCGGAGACGACCGAGACCGACCTGTTCGAGTCGGAGCGACTCGGCGAGTGGACGCCGGCGGCGGAGGCGCTCTACGTCGTCGAGAGCGACGCTCAGAGCCCGGCGGGCGAGACGGTCGTCCCGTTCCGCGAGCGGGACGCTGCCGAGGCGTTCGCCGCCGACCACGACGGGCGGGTAGTCGACTGGGAGGCGGTCCGGAGCGCGTCGTTCGACACCGACTCGGCGGCGACGGTGCGCTCGATGGCTCCCGAGCGATGGGACGCCGCCGACGAGCGGATCGCTGCCGCCGAGCGCCGCGCCGACCGCCCGGTCTCGGTCGTCGTCGGAGAGGACGCCCCGACGATCGAGGCGGCGATCGAAGCCGCGCCGCCGAACACGACCGTCGTCGTTCCGCCGGGGACCTACGAGGAGACGCTGACGGTGAACGAGTCGGTCACGATCGCCGGGGAGAACGCGCGGGTCAGCGGCGACGGGAACGGTTCCGTGATCACGGTGCGAGCGTCGGACGTGGCGCTCACCGGACTCTCGGTCGACGGGAGCGGGGGACAGACCCGCGACCCGGAGGCGGCGCGCGAGAGTCGCGGGGGCGACGGTGCGAGCGAGGGTGAGCCGTGGGACACCAACATCCAGCTCGGGTACGGCCACGGCGACGCGGGGATTCGCGCGATCGACGCGCCGGGACTCGTCGTCGACGACATGACGGTCGAGGCAAATGCGAGCGGCCTGCTTCTCCGGGAGGGCTCTCACGCGGTCGTCCGCGACCTCCGCGTCGACGGGGCGGAGAGCTGGCAGGATGGATTCATGGGGATCGCGGGGATGCAGTCACGAGTGACAGTGACCGACAGTGAATTCCAGGGCGGTCGCGACGGGATATACCTCCACCGCGCCGACGGCTCGGTCATACGGAACTCGGTGTTCACGGACAACCGGTATGGGACGCATCTCATGTACACAGGCGACGCGCTGATCGCTGACAACACGTTCGAAAACGAGCTGTTCGGCGGGGTCACGGTGATGACGCGACCGTCGGGTAACGCGATCGTCGGCAACGACGTGCGGAACTCGAGCGCCGGGATACAGTCGTCGGGAACGCGGACGTACATCGGGTACAATACGCTCGTCGGTAACGAGCTTGGCTTCTCGACGAGCGCACGCGGGTCGCTGTACGAGCGGAACGTGGCCGTGAACAACGAACTGGGCGCGCGAGCGACCACGGTCGTCCCGTCGAGTCGGGTCGTCGCGAACGACTTCGTCGGCAACGCGGACCACGCTGCCGCCGGGGCGGGCGCGCTTCGGGTCTGGGCCGACGGTGACCGCGGAAACTACTGGGAGGGGGCGAACGTCGGTATCCACGAGCCCGGCGAGCGAGCGTACCGGCCGACCGCCCCGGTCGACGCCGCGCTCCACCGAGAGGTGGCTGCGGTCGGCGTACGTGAGTCACCGGTGGTCGCCCTCCTCGACCGCCTCCGCGGGACCGTCCCCGGAGCGCGCTCGGGGAGCATCATCGACCCGGCGCCGGCGGCGACGCCGTACTCGCCCGACCGGGTCGACGCTGCGCTCGACTCGGACACGGGGCCGGTCAGCGCCGACTGGCGCGCCGAACTCGACGGCAGTAACGGGGACGACGAGGCGGAGGGAGGGAACGGGGACGGGGACGCAGTCATGAACACACACGATCGGAACGCGACGGTTGACGGTATCGAGTCGAGAGCGCAGCGGTCTGACCGGACGACGACTGCCGCGGGAGCGACCGCACCGGCGGCCGGTCCGGTGGCTCACCCGACTCGAGGTGTCAGAGATGTCTGA
- a CDS encoding sulfite exporter TauE/SafE family protein: MYGPGGIDSLGRQLTLATATCEPTGSIHSAEPLSLGVFLLVGLLGGAHCLGMCGPLVSTYADRMRSDAGSGRSDGGRKGTARAGGGDDLTVRQVRQHALFNLGRTASYTAIGGLFGLAGSLAFVTGRTVTTVADEVHALTGLVVGAVVIAIGVRYALRLELQRIPVPGLETASGVVTRRIVPRVDAWVGDWRIVGLGAAHGLLPCPLLYPAFLYAFVQGSALGGATALAALGLGTVPAMFLFGTVFGSVSVDTRMRLHRVLGVVFVVLGYIPLQHGLATLGIPLPHPPIPYYSPL; the protein is encoded by the coding sequence ATGTACGGACCGGGGGGTATCGATTCGCTTGGTCGTCAGCTCACCCTCGCGACGGCGACGTGCGAACCGACCGGCTCAATCCACTCTGCCGAGCCGCTGAGCCTCGGTGTGTTCCTACTCGTCGGGCTTCTCGGCGGCGCTCACTGTCTCGGGATGTGCGGGCCGCTAGTCTCGACGTACGCCGACCGGATGCGTTCCGACGCCGGCAGCGGGAGGAGTGACGGCGGACGGAAGGGAACCGCGCGGGCCGGCGGAGGCGACGACCTCACCGTGCGACAGGTGCGCCAACACGCGCTGTTTAACCTCGGTCGGACGGCGAGCTACACCGCGATCGGCGGGCTGTTCGGCCTCGCGGGGAGCCTCGCCTTCGTCACCGGCAGGACGGTGACAACCGTCGCCGACGAGGTCCACGCACTCACAGGGCTGGTCGTCGGCGCGGTCGTCATCGCGATCGGGGTCCGGTACGCGCTCCGACTGGAACTCCAACGGATTCCCGTCCCCGGACTCGAGACCGCCTCGGGGGTCGTCACCCGTCGGATCGTTCCCCGTGTCGATGCGTGGGTCGGCGACTGGCGGATCGTCGGGCTCGGCGCTGCGCACGGGCTCTTGCCGTGTCCACTTTTGTACCCGGCATTCCTGTACGCGTTCGTACAGGGGAGCGCTCTCGGCGGTGCGACTGCACTTGCCGCACTCGGGCTCGGTACCGTGCCGGCGATGTTCCTCTTCGGGACTGTGTTCGGGTCTGTGAGCGTCGATACCCGGATGCGGCTCCACCGCGTGCTGGGCGTCGTCTTCGTCGTCCTTGGGTACATTCCGCTCCAACACGGCCTCGCGACGCTCGGGATTCCGCTGCCGCATCCGCCGATCCCATACTACTCGCCCTTATAA
- a CDS encoding nitrous oxide reductase accessory protein NosL, translated as MDLDFSQRSVSRRHAVHAVGTGAAMGLAGCLGSSAESAPEPVDLSGQKTDYQGGMVIGDHGGPNGQVFYSDTQPEPKQGPAEDTEDTAHLAWFHTLAHGLFPYHFEMVDDGAEATAIYVTDYSRVDWEIPEETERKKMPAPTAPDTFADATGLTYAVETDVMGGMGPDLLPFSDSDEAETFAEDHGGRTLGYDDIDRSLVEGIQMTGMDRSASSPPSPPQQSDERF; from the coding sequence ATGGATCTCGACTTTAGCCAGCGTTCGGTGTCGCGTCGACACGCTGTTCATGCGGTCGGTACTGGAGCCGCGATGGGTCTCGCCGGCTGTCTCGGTAGCTCTGCCGAATCAGCTCCCGAACCGGTGGACCTGTCTGGACAAAAAACGGACTACCAAGGCGGAATGGTGATCGGAGACCACGGCGGACCGAACGGACAGGTCTTCTACTCCGACACACAGCCGGAACCCAAACAGGGACCCGCCGAAGATACTGAAGATACAGCGCATCTCGCTTGGTTCCACACGCTCGCGCACGGGCTCTTTCCGTATCACTTCGAGATGGTGGATGACGGTGCGGAGGCGACCGCGATCTACGTCACGGACTACTCTCGCGTCGACTGGGAAATCCCCGAGGAAACCGAACGGAAGAAGATGCCCGCGCCGACCGCGCCAGACACCTTCGCCGATGCGACTGGTCTCACCTACGCCGTCGAAACGGACGTGATGGGGGGAATGGGTCCGGACCTACTGCCGTTCTCTGACAGTGATGAAGCCGAAACGTTCGCGGAGGATCACGGTGGGCGGACTCTCGGGTACGATGATATAGATCGATCACTCGTTGAGGGAATTCAGATGACCGGGATGGATAGGTCAGCCTCTTCACCCCCATCTCCACCTCAGCAATCCGATGAACGGTTTTGA
- a CDS encoding sulfite exporter TauE/SafE family protein — protein MIESLFRIDVALFVLIGVFGGAHCIGMCGPLVTMYSKQMTPQPDGGTATVDDRRTGHLTTYEVRQHFLFNVGRATTYAVLGAAFGALGSVVFVTADQLTPVADLLRGTVGLAVGGFIVATGIRYVIGGSGGDIRIPGVQRVTSWLAARVHRHVNSPSIVGLGAVHAFLPCPMLYPAYLFAFASGSPTTGGIALGALGVGTIPAVFLYGTVIQSIDVTHRRRVHRLLGVVFVVLGYVLFAHGLMALGINIPHPMFPHYQPLGGM, from the coding sequence ATGATCGAGTCGCTGTTCCGGATCGACGTCGCGCTGTTCGTCCTCATCGGCGTGTTTGGCGGCGCACACTGTATCGGGATGTGCGGCCCGCTCGTCACGATGTATTCGAAACAGATGACGCCGCAGCCGGACGGCGGAACCGCAACGGTCGACGACCGACGGACCGGTCATCTCACGACCTACGAAGTCCGACAGCACTTCCTGTTCAACGTCGGTCGGGCGACGACGTACGCGGTTCTCGGGGCCGCCTTCGGTGCGCTCGGGAGCGTCGTGTTCGTCACCGCCGACCAGCTGACCCCGGTCGCCGACCTCCTGCGAGGTACCGTTGGCCTCGCGGTGGGCGGGTTCATCGTGGCGACGGGGATCCGGTACGTCATCGGAGGGAGCGGCGGCGATATTCGCATACCCGGCGTCCAGCGCGTAACGTCGTGGCTCGCGGCGCGAGTCCACCGTCACGTGAACAGCCCGAGTATCGTCGGTCTCGGTGCCGTCCACGCGTTTCTCCCGTGCCCGATGCTGTATCCCGCGTACCTGTTCGCGTTCGCGAGCGGCTCCCCGACGACCGGCGGGATCGCTCTCGGTGCCCTCGGCGTCGGGACGATCCCGGCCGTCTTCCTCTACGGAACCGTTATCCAGTCGATCGATGTCACCCACCGGCGTCGCGTTCATCGGCTGCTCGGTGTCGTGTTCGTCGTCTTAGGATACGTCCTGTTCGCACACGGACTGATGGCGCTCGGTATCAACATCCCGCACCCGATGTTTCCGCACTACCAGCCGCTCGGCGGGATGTGA
- a CDS encoding nitrous oxide reductase accessory protein NosL, which translates to MTEHQRSSVSRRSLLAGVGAGLALATAGCTGDEGASITPVPLDGERACDECGMIIEDHPGPVGQIHFEDNEPEGGRPGQFCSSTCTYTYRFDAEAEGRTTLATFLTDYSTVDYEVFTEGSDTMFSSHVKSEAFERLPNLTVVARSEVIGAMGPGLIPFSEKDDLESFVEEYGGESMPAEDVERSTLEAL; encoded by the coding sequence ATGACTGAACATCAGCGTTCGTCGGTGTCTCGTCGGAGTCTGCTCGCCGGAGTCGGAGCGGGCCTCGCGCTCGCGACCGCCGGCTGTACGGGCGACGAGGGCGCGTCAATCACGCCGGTCCCGCTTGACGGCGAGCGCGCGTGCGACGAGTGCGGCATGATCATCGAGGACCATCCCGGCCCAGTCGGGCAGATCCACTTCGAGGACAACGAGCCTGAGGGCGGCCGACCGGGCCAGTTCTGTAGCAGCACCTGTACGTACACCTACCGGTTCGACGCTGAAGCCGAAGGGCGGACAACCCTGGCGACGTTTCTCACCGACTACTCGACGGTCGACTACGAGGTGTTCACCGAGGGCTCCGACACGATGTTCTCCTCGCACGTCAAAAGCGAGGCGTTCGAGCGACTGCCGAACCTCACCGTCGTCGCGCGCAGCGAGGTCATCGGCGCCATGGGGCCCGGGCTGATCCCGTTCAGCGAAAAAGACGACTTAGAGTCATTCGTCGAGGAGTACGGCGGTGAGTCTATGCCCGCCGAAGATGTCGAGCGGTCGACGCTGGAAGCGTTGTGA
- a CDS encoding SCO family protein, protein MRRRALLSGIAAATTGATAGCTSVFGSEPEGVVLGPQEDQIADSKDLAYPAYGQSLPAFELRDPIAGTTIDSEAIDGTAIVTGVFSFCPVECGILLRRLVGVQRRVAEAGLTDETLFLPITFDPERDDEAALRDNAESIGVDLNAGNWHYLRPETPERAKTVVEDRLGIGFEKTTENSRIEGYDFTHIVLTLLVNPDGVVERAYRGERIDRDRVADDIEAVAEAFDGE, encoded by the coding sequence ATGCGACGACGGGCGCTGCTTAGCGGAATCGCAGCGGCGACGACTGGCGCGACGGCCGGGTGTACGTCGGTGTTCGGCAGCGAGCCCGAGGGAGTCGTTCTCGGTCCGCAGGAGGACCAGATCGCAGACAGCAAGGACCTCGCGTATCCCGCCTACGGCCAGTCTCTCCCGGCGTTCGAACTGCGAGACCCGATCGCGGGCACAACTATCGATAGCGAGGCTATCGACGGAACCGCGATCGTGACCGGGGTCTTCTCTTTTTGCCCTGTGGAGTGTGGAATCCTCCTCCGGCGGCTCGTCGGGGTACAGCGGCGCGTCGCCGAGGCGGGGCTGACCGACGAGACGCTGTTCCTCCCGATCACGTTCGACCCCGAGCGCGACGACGAGGCGGCGCTGCGCGACAACGCCGAGTCGATCGGCGTCGACCTCAACGCCGGAAACTGGCACTACCTCCGTCCGGAGACCCCGGAGCGAGCGAAGACGGTCGTGGAGGACCGGCTCGGGATCGGCTTCGAGAAGACGACCGAGAACTCGCGGATCGAGGGGTACGACTTCACGCACATCGTCCTCACCCTGCTCGTTAACCCCGACGGCGTTGTTGAGCGCGCCTACCGGGGCGAGCGGATCGATCGCGACCGCGTCGCCGACGACATTGAGGCAGTCGCCGAGGCGTTCGATGGCGAATGA
- a CDS encoding IS5 family transposase, which yields MTQISRFIGEVVPVAQRVTGDGGESAAPEGGGGFADYALVSLHCLRIYLDTSYRMTIDLLKEMPQIIGEIGLDAADLPVPSTLCKAFDRISMSVCRVLLRQSAQLHDLSEHAAIDATFYERSAASRHYCQRISYHVQKLKVTKLVDTASQAVLDVHCSTNREGSDADLAEQIARRNAGDLRSLAADKGYDKQSLREGLRDLSIRPLIKHRIFAPYDHAHNARIDDNRYNQRSMTETVNSAMKRSLGFAVRARSWFREFREIALMCMVYNIKRFVKQ from the coding sequence ATGACGCAAATCTCCCGCTTCATCGGGGAAGTTGTGCCGGTTGCTCAAAGAGTTACTGGCGATGGAGGCGAATCCGCCGCCCCGGAAGGCGGCGGCGGATTCGCCGACTACGCACTCGTTTCCCTCCACTGTCTGCGAATTTACCTCGACACATCCTATCGGATGACAATCGACCTACTCAAAGAGATGCCACAAATAATTGGGGAGATCGGCCTTGACGCGGCCGATCTCCCCGTGCCGTCCACGTTGTGTAAGGCGTTCGACCGGATCAGTATGAGCGTCTGTCGAGTGCTGCTGCGCCAGTCGGCGCAGCTGCACGATCTCTCCGAACACGCCGCGATCGACGCCACATTCTACGAACGCTCAGCAGCGAGCCGCCACTACTGCCAGCGAATCAGCTACCACGTTCAGAAGCTGAAAGTCACGAAACTCGTCGATACAGCGTCTCAAGCTGTCCTTGACGTTCACTGCTCAACCAACCGGGAAGGAAGTGACGCAGATCTCGCTGAGCAGATCGCCCGCCGGAACGCGGGCGATCTGCGGTCTCTCGCTGCCGATAAGGGCTACGACAAGCAATCGCTCCGCGAAGGATTACGCGATCTCAGTATCAGACCGCTGATCAAGCACCGCATCTTCGCACCGTACGACCACGCACACAACGCCAGAATCGACGATAACCGCTACAATCAGCGCTCTATGACCGAAACCGTGAACTCGGCTATGAAGCGCTCGCTCGGCTTCGCCGTGCGAGCGCGGTCGTGGTTCCGCGAGTTCCGTGAGATCGCTCTGATGTGTATGGTCTACAACATCAAGCGCTTTGTCAAACAGTGA